A single Nitrosospira multiformis ATCC 25196 DNA region contains:
- the thiO gene encoding glycine oxidase ThiO — MSSDVMVMGGGIVGLATAWELLRSGATVSVLERNLCGQEASWAGAGILSPLLPWDYPEAVTQLTQFSAHLFPRFVDALQAETGVDPEYQASGMLVLPDSSSQAYVEPGTFDMCSRMLLAKHWCARHAIPVQEVQSSQIAPSLSRDTAALWLPEVCQVRNPRLLQALIRAVKMLGGKVLEHAEVAGWKIERGYVQSIHTVAGERHSAGQYVVAAGAWSRGLLAEHAAALEAWPVRGQILLFKAQPGLLEPMVFDERDNFYLIPRRDGHILAGSTLEEAGFDKSTTPEARETLLARAQALIPVLAEEMIAAHWAGLRPASPHNIPVISMHPAISNLYLNSGHYRYGVTMAPGSAQLIANMILGKLQPLDVTPYQWPHRAI; from the coding sequence TTGAGCAGCGATGTGATGGTGATGGGTGGCGGCATCGTCGGGCTTGCCACCGCGTGGGAATTATTGCGTTCGGGCGCGACAGTTTCCGTACTTGAGCGCAATCTTTGCGGGCAGGAAGCCTCCTGGGCGGGCGCCGGCATACTCTCGCCGTTGCTGCCATGGGACTATCCGGAAGCGGTTACACAGCTTACACAGTTTAGTGCTCATCTGTTTCCTCGATTTGTTGATGCGTTGCAGGCGGAAACGGGCGTCGATCCGGAATATCAGGCAAGCGGCATGCTGGTGCTGCCCGATTCTTCCTCCCAGGCCTATGTCGAACCGGGGACGTTTGATATGTGCAGCCGGATGCTTCTGGCCAAGCACTGGTGCGCGCGTCACGCCATACCCGTGCAGGAGGTTCAGTCCAGCCAAATAGCCCCTTCGCTCTCCCGTGACACGGCTGCGCTCTGGCTGCCCGAAGTATGCCAGGTAAGAAATCCACGTTTGCTGCAGGCGTTGATAAGGGCGGTGAAGATGCTTGGCGGTAAAGTCCTCGAGCATGCCGAGGTTGCCGGGTGGAAAATCGAACGGGGATACGTCCAATCCATCCATACCGTGGCGGGCGAGCGTCATTCCGCAGGTCAATATGTTGTTGCCGCGGGGGCATGGAGCAGGGGGCTTCTGGCTGAGCATGCGGCAGCGCTGGAAGCTTGGCCGGTCCGCGGCCAGATTCTGTTGTTCAAGGCCCAGCCAGGATTGCTCGAGCCCATGGTGTTCGATGAGCGGGACAATTTTTATCTCATCCCCCGCCGGGATGGACACATACTTGCAGGCAGCACCCTGGAGGAAGCAGGTTTCGACAAGAGTACAACGCCCGAAGCGCGAGAAACATTGCTTGCAAGGGCGCAAGCCCTGATTCCTGTTCTTGCTGAAGAGATGATTGCCGCGCATTGGGCAGGCCTGCGGCCCGCTTCACCTCATAACATACCTGTGATTTCCATGCATCCGGCGATCTCCAACCTGTATCTCAACAGCGGTCATTATCGCTACGGTGTCACCATGGCCCCCGGCAGTGCGCAGCTTATCGCCAACATGATTCTGGGCAAGCTCCAGCCGCTCGATGTGACGCCCTACCAGTGGCCGCATAGGGCGATTTGA
- a CDS encoding diguanylate cyclase domain-containing protein encodes MNKEKATAPGRVNKKLLSAIEKQRVTALGLSHAKLRPERILDGITDAFYTLDREWRFTCLNKEAENLLRRSRSDLLGKVIWEEFKEAVGTIFDHECRRALVENTTVKFENFYAPLDGWFEVHVYPLEDGLAVYFNDITKRKQSEQARQEAEARIRQQASLLDKATDAIIVHGIDHRIQFWNQGAQRLYGWTPEEVLGKSIEMLYDNPLAFHEASKLLLNKGEWRGEIAQRRKDGSILLAEAHWTLVKNDEGQAQSVFAINTDITQRKMAENKIEHLAFYDSLTGLPNRQLLLDRLSQALSARARKHRMGALLFIDLDNFKLLNDTFGHDLGDLLLQQLAPRLISCIRESDTVARLGGDEFVVILITDFSENYEESLAQIKAICERIHSAFNQPFNLRAYKHHSTASIGVVLFNDQSHTTDELLKQADLAMYQAKASGRNAMCFFDPDASGNECLHPSGGGFAQKLEEKRICSPLSAPDG; translated from the coding sequence GTGAACAAAGAGAAAGCTACGGCACCAGGACGAGTAAATAAAAAACTGTTGTCAGCTATCGAGAAACAGAGGGTAACAGCGCTCGGACTTTCACATGCGAAGCTTCGCCCAGAGAGGATTCTGGACGGTATTACTGATGCGTTTTATACCTTGGATCGCGAATGGCGCTTCACGTGCCTAAATAAGGAAGCAGAAAATCTGCTGCGACGCTCTCGCAGTGATCTTCTGGGCAAGGTGATCTGGGAAGAATTCAAGGAGGCAGTAGGAACAATCTTCGATCATGAATGCCGCCGGGCGCTCGTGGAAAATACCACAGTGAAATTTGAAAACTTCTACGCTCCTCTAGACGGCTGGTTCGAGGTACACGTTTATCCTTTGGAAGATGGTCTGGCTGTTTATTTTAATGACATTACGAAGCGTAAACAATCTGAGCAGGCGCGCCAGGAGGCCGAGGCCCGCATTCGCCAGCAGGCTTCCCTGCTTGATAAGGCAACCGACGCGATCATTGTTCACGGAATCGATCATCGCATTCAGTTTTGGAATCAGGGCGCGCAGCGGTTATACGGATGGACCCCTGAAGAGGTCCTCGGTAAATCCATAGAGATGCTGTATGACAATCCCTTAGCCTTCCATGAAGCGAGCAAATTGCTATTGAATAAAGGCGAATGGAGGGGGGAGATCGCACAGCGGCGCAAAGATGGGAGTATATTGCTTGCTGAAGCACACTGGACTTTGGTTAAAAATGACGAGGGGCAAGCGCAATCTGTTTTCGCAATCAACACCGATATTACCCAGCGCAAGATGGCGGAAAACAAAATCGAACACCTCGCCTTCTATGATTCCTTGACCGGATTGCCCAATAGGCAACTCCTGCTGGACCGGCTGAGTCAGGCACTCTCGGCGAGAGCCCGGAAACATCGCATGGGCGCGTTACTGTTTATCGACCTCGATAACTTTAAATTACTCAATGATACGTTCGGCCACGATTTGGGGGACCTGTTGCTGCAGCAGCTGGCTCCTCGCCTGATCTCCTGCATACGGGAAAGCGACACGGTCGCTCGCCTGGGCGGCGACGAGTTTGTAGTAATACTGATAACGGACTTTAGCGAAAATTATGAAGAATCCCTTGCTCAGATAAAGGCCATTTGCGAGAGGATTCACAGCGCATTCAATCAGCCTTTTAATCTCCGTGCATATAAACATCACAGCACGGCGAGCATCGGCGTCGTACTATTTAACGATCAATCGCACACGACAGACGAGTTGCTCAAGCAGGCGGATCTCGCGATGTATCAGGCAAAAGCATCAGGCCGCAACGCAATGTGCTTTTTCGATCCGGACGCAAGCGGCAATGAATGCCTGCACCCTTCTGGAGGCGGATTTGCACAAAAGCTGGAAGAGAAACGAATTTGTTCTCCATTATCAGCCCCGGATGGATAG
- a CDS encoding type I restriction enzyme HsdR N-terminal domain-containing protein, translated as MSISKKITDRIMSGIKQYQPILAAAKTRDAGEADTVTIIKDMLADIFGFDKYVEITSEYAIRGTYCDLGIKIDGTLQTLIEVKAIGIDLKDNHLKQAVDYAANQGVDWVLLTNGMCWRVYRVIFSKPINQELVVSIDFAALNSRSLTDVELLYLCCKEGWQRSVLSEYHLQKQALSRFFIGAILQTDPVLDVIRRELRRISPDVRIDTDQIRDVLTAEVIKREVMEGEKAIEAKKKIARITSKNNRARKNVKEGGKGERESELVPAELEGVQ; from the coding sequence ATGTCAATCTCAAAAAAAATAACCGATAGGATTATGTCGGGTATAAAACAATACCAACCGATTCTGGCGGCGGCGAAAACAAGAGACGCTGGAGAAGCTGACACAGTTACAATTATCAAGGATATGTTGGCCGATATTTTTGGCTTTGATAAGTATGTGGAAATTACATCTGAATATGCTATCCGAGGTACGTATTGTGATCTTGGAATCAAGATAGACGGCACACTTCAAACGCTTATTGAAGTAAAGGCAATTGGAATTGATCTCAAAGATAATCATCTGAAACAGGCTGTAGATTATGCTGCCAATCAAGGGGTGGATTGGGTTTTGCTTACAAACGGAATGTGTTGGCGTGTTTATCGCGTCATTTTCTCAAAACCGATAAATCAGGAACTGGTGGTAAGCATAGATTTCGCCGCACTGAATTCACGGTCTTTAACCGATGTTGAATTGCTTTATTTGTGCTGTAAGGAAGGGTGGCAACGATCAGTACTGAGCGAATACCACTTGCAAAAGCAGGCATTATCTCGTTTCTTTATAGGAGCAATCCTTCAGACCGATCCGGTTCTTGATGTCATTCGACGGGAGTTACGCCGCATTTCGCCTGATGTTCGTATTGACACAGATCAAATTCGCGACGTACTAACAGCCGAGGTTATAAAGCGTGAGGTAATGGAGGGAGAAAAGGCTATCGAAGCAAAGAAGAAAATTGCGCGTATCACATCAAAAAACAACAGAGCCCGCAAGAATGTGAAGGAAGGGGGAAAGGGGGAAAGAGAAAGCGAGTTAGTTCCAGCTGAACTTGAGGGCGTGCAGTAG